A section of the Humulus lupulus chromosome 2, drHumLupu1.1, whole genome shotgun sequence genome encodes:
- the LOC133814122 gene encoding uncharacterized protein LOC133814122, which translates to MIDHGSSANILFKSTLEWMNLSIRDLEPCEKLLYGFTGNGMAPTGSIRLPLTVGMAPKSNRVMALFIVIDIPSLYNAMIGRPALYDLRAVTLVFHLLVKFPTRAGPVKELEEVSLDPKHPTKVVKLGKEFSKNIRFALIQFLWNNQDLFVWSHDDMVGINPAVISHALNIDTEHFKLVQKMRLLNPTREIALKEEVEKIRNNNFIREAFYPLWVSNPVLVQKPNNKWRVCIDFIDLNKACPKDYFPLLRIDHLVDSTAGHEILNFMDAYLGYNRLACIHPTRSTPTFAQMWGCTAIELCHSA; encoded by the exons ATGATTGACCATGGGTCATCTGCCAACATCTTGTTCAAGAGTACCTTGGAATGGATGAATTTAAGCATCAGAGATCTGGAACCATGTGAGAAACTACTGTATGGATTCACAGGGAATGGAATGGCCCCAACAGGAAGCATAAGGCTGCCTTTGACAGTGGGGATGGCACCTAAGAGCAACAGAGTAATGGCTTTGTTCATAGTAATCGACATCCCCTCTCTGTACAATGCCATGATAGGCCGACCAGCCTTGTATGACCTCCGAGCAGTTACATTGGTCTTCCATCTACTCGTCAAATTCCCAACCCGGGCAG GTCCAGTCAAAGAATTAGAAGAAGTCTCTCTTGACCCAAAGCACCCGACAAAGGTTGTCAAGTTAGGGAAAGAGTTTTCCAAGAACATAAGATTCGCCTTGATCCAGTTCCTATGGAACAACCAAGATTTATTTGTCTGGTCTCATgatgatatggtgggaatcaaccCAGCCGTTATAAGCCACGCCCTCAACATTGACACCGAACACTTCAAACTCGTACAAAAAATGAGGTTACTAAATCCAACGAGGGAAATTgcattaaaggaggaggtggagaagatTCGAAATAACAATTTCATTAGGGAAGCATTCTACCCATTATGGGTGTCCAATCCTGTATTGGTACAGAAGCCTAAtaacaagtggagggtgtgcatagaTTTCATAGATTtaaataaagcatgcccaaaggactaCTTCCCACTTCTGAGAATTGACCATCTTGTAGATTCTACAGCCGGCCATGAAATCTTAaactttatggatgcctacttgGGGTACaacagattagcatgcatccacCCGACCAGAAGCACACCAACTTTTGCACAGATGTGGGGCTGTACTGCTATAGAGTTATGCCATTCGGCCTGA